One Candidatus Devosia phytovorans genomic window carries:
- a CDS encoding alpha-N-arabinofuranosidase gives MKAKVIAHKDFTISKIDDRVYGAFLEHLGRAIYEGIYEPDHPSADKDGMRGDVIQLVKDLNVPVVRYPGGNFVSAYDWEDGIGPREDRPTRLDLAWHTSESNQVGIHEFADWCATVGTEMMLAVNLGSRGVDDARNFLEYVNHPGGSYYSDLRIANGRKEPWNVKMWCLGNEMDGPWQVGHKDADEYGKLAANTARAMRMFDSSLELIVCGSSNSDMKSYPDWERIVLEHTYDHVDYISLHMYFFNPEKETANYLTMAEKLDTYIETVASTIKQVKAKKRSKRDVYISFDEWNVWYHSKEQDKALLAGNSGWPHAPGLLEDIYNFEDVLMVGLILNTFIRRSDVVKIAAIAQLVNVIAPIMTEKGGPAWAQTIYYPYYFASIFGRGTALDLKVDTPTYDGKYGQNAGYVDVSGVYNEDEGTISFFLVNRHGTEAADVSLSLQGFGAGTVIDHQVMTHPNLEATNTASKQDEVKPRKGDGAAIADGNLSVSLPPYSYQMVRVKVG, from the coding sequence GTGAAGGCTAAAGTCATCGCGCACAAGGATTTTACGATCAGCAAGATCGACGATCGAGTGTATGGGGCATTTCTCGAACATCTCGGCCGCGCCATCTACGAGGGTATTTACGAGCCGGACCACCCGAGCGCCGACAAGGACGGCATGCGCGGGGACGTGATCCAGCTGGTCAAGGACCTCAATGTACCTGTGGTTCGCTACCCCGGGGGAAACTTTGTTTCGGCCTATGACTGGGAAGACGGCATCGGGCCGCGCGAAGACCGCCCGACCCGGCTGGATCTGGCCTGGCATACGTCGGAAAGCAATCAGGTCGGCATTCATGAATTTGCCGACTGGTGTGCCACCGTCGGTACCGAGATGATGCTGGCGGTGAACCTGGGTTCGCGCGGCGTCGATGATGCGCGCAATTTCCTCGAATATGTGAACCATCCAGGCGGCAGCTATTACAGCGACCTGCGCATTGCCAATGGCCGCAAGGAGCCGTGGAATGTGAAAATGTGGTGTCTTGGCAACGAGATGGACGGACCCTGGCAGGTCGGCCACAAGGACGCCGACGAATATGGCAAGCTGGCCGCCAATACCGCCCGCGCCATGCGCATGTTCGATAGTTCGCTCGAGCTGATCGTCTGCGGCTCGTCGAATTCGGACATGAAGAGCTATCCCGACTGGGAGCGCATCGTGCTCGAGCATACCTATGACCATGTCGACTATATCAGCCTGCACATGTACTTCTTCAATCCGGAGAAGGAGACGGCCAACTACCTGACAATGGCCGAAAAACTCGACACCTACATCGAGACCGTGGCCTCGACGATCAAGCAGGTGAAGGCCAAGAAGCGCAGCAAGCGTGACGTCTATATCTCGTTCGACGAGTGGAACGTCTGGTATCACTCCAAGGAGCAGGACAAGGCGCTGCTCGCCGGCAACTCAGGCTGGCCGCATGCGCCGGGCCTGCTGGAAGACATCTATAATTTTGAAGACGTACTGATGGTTGGGTTGATCCTCAACACCTTCATCCGCCGTTCGGATGTGGTGAAGATCGCCGCCATTGCGCAGCTGGTCAATGTGATCGCGCCGATCATGACGGAAAAGGGCGGTCCGGCCTGGGCGCAGACCATCTATTACCCCTATTATTTCGCCTCGATCTTTGGCCGCGGCACGGCGCTGGACCTCAAGGTCGATACCCCGACCTATGATGGCAAGTATGGCCAGAACGCCGGTTATGTCGACGTATCAGGCGTTTACAACGAGGACGAAGGCACAATCAGCTTCTTCCTGGTCAACCGTCATGGCACGGAAGCCGCCGATGTTTCGCTAAGCCTGCAGGGCTTTGGCGCTGGCACGGTGATCGACCATCAGGTGATGACGCATCCGAACCTTGAGGCTACCAATACGGCCAGCAAGCAGGATGAAGTGAAGCCGCGCAAGGGCGACGGCGCTGCGATTGCCGATGGCAATCTGAGCGTGTCACTGCCGCCCTACTCGTATCAGATGGTGCGCGTGAAGGTCGGCTGA
- a CDS encoding GNAT family N-acetyltransferase: MTPTLTTPRLTLRAHTAADFPACCTLWSNPAVTRFIGTRPSTPEEVWRRILTYAGHWQLMGYGYFLAETRDTGEIVGEFGLADFHRDIAPPIGDTPEAGWAMLPQFHGQGLAHEALTAVLAWVDQTMPRTVCLIAPDNTPSLKLATRLGYTEYAQTSYRDAPTILLARVRAAVNPKS, translated from the coding sequence ATGACACCAACACTCACCACCCCCCGCCTGACCCTCCGCGCCCACACCGCCGCCGACTTCCCCGCCTGCTGCACCCTCTGGTCAAACCCCGCCGTCACCCGCTTCATCGGCACCCGACCCAGCACCCCCGAAGAGGTCTGGCGCCGCATCCTGACCTATGCCGGCCACTGGCAACTCATGGGCTACGGCTATTTCCTCGCTGAAACCCGCGACACCGGCGAAATTGTCGGCGAATTCGGCCTCGCCGATTTCCACCGCGACATTGCTCCACCCATCGGCGACACTCCCGAAGCCGGCTGGGCTATGCTCCCCCAATTCCACGGCCAGGGCCTCGCCCACGAAGCCCTCACCGCCGTGCTCGCGTGGGTCGACCAGACCATGCCCCGCACCGTCTGCCTGATCGCCCCCGACAACACGCCCTCGCTGAAACTGGCCACCAGGCTCGGCTACACCGAATACGCCCAGACCAGTTACAGGGACGCCCCGACCATCCTGCTGGCGCGGGTGAGGGCTGCTGTAAATCCAAAATCCTGA
- a CDS encoding Xaa-Pro peptidase family protein, giving the protein MTTLTTRLANLRARMSATATDLVVIGPSSHMVYLADLSPHGDERPVMLMVSQTFAGFLMPALNVDSARQHTDLPFFPWTDADGPNAALDDILTATGITRTSPSIVLDETMRADFALLVLDALPGAKRRFTQDTVGYLRSRKDDSEYQRIKAAHLLNDRAVTAAFAALKPGMTELDVAAFIGDFYKANGATLEFCSVCFGPNGAFPHHHTGTTPLKSGDAVMIDTGCRLDGYPSDMTRMGYFGSAPEAYGQIHSIIDRAVEAAIAAAKPGALASDVDKAARDVITAAGYGPNFLHRTGHGLGIDIHETPYITATSDVVLDEGMVFSIEPGIYLQGQFGLRLEEIVILRNGKAEIFSEMPRTAVAAGQE; this is encoded by the coding sequence ATGACCACCCTCACCACCCGCCTCGCCAACCTCCGCGCCCGCATGTCGGCCACCGCCACCGACCTCGTCGTCATCGGCCCCTCAAGCCACATGGTCTATCTCGCCGATCTCTCGCCCCATGGCGACGAGCGCCCGGTCATGCTCATGGTCTCCCAGACCTTCGCCGGCTTCCTCATGCCCGCGCTCAATGTCGATAGCGCCCGCCAGCACACCGATCTCCCCTTCTTCCCCTGGACCGACGCCGACGGCCCCAATGCCGCTTTGGACGATATCCTCACCGCCACCGGCATCACCCGCACGTCTCCCTCCATCGTCCTCGACGAGACCATGCGCGCCGATTTCGCCCTGCTGGTCCTCGATGCCCTGCCGGGCGCAAAACGCCGCTTCACCCAGGACACAGTCGGCTATCTGCGCTCCCGCAAGGACGACAGCGAATACCAGCGCATCAAGGCCGCGCACCTGCTCAACGACCGCGCCGTCACCGCCGCCTTCGCCGCCCTCAAGCCCGGCATGACTGAACTCGACGTCGCCGCCTTCATTGGAGACTTCTACAAGGCCAATGGCGCCACCCTCGAATTCTGCTCGGTCTGCTTCGGCCCCAACGGCGCCTTCCCGCATCACCACACCGGCACGACCCCGCTCAAATCCGGCGATGCCGTCATGATCGACACCGGCTGCCGCCTCGACGGCTATCCCTCCGACATGACCCGCATGGGCTATTTCGGCTCGGCCCCCGAGGCCTACGGCCAGATCCACTCCATCATCGACCGCGCCGTGGAAGCCGCCATCGCCGCCGCCAAGCCTGGCGCGCTGGCCAGCGACGTCGACAAGGCCGCCCGCGACGTCATCACTGCCGCCGGCTATGGCCCCAACTTCCTCCACCGCACCGGCCATGGCCTCGGCATCGACATCCACGAAACGCCCTATATCACCGCCACCTCCGACGTGGTCCTCGACGAAGGCATGGTCTTCTCCATCGAACCCGGCATCTACCTCCAGGGCCAGTTCGGCCTGCGGCTGGAAGAAATCGTCATCCTCCGCAACGGCAAAGCCGAAATCTTCTCCGAAATGCCAAGAACGGCCGTGGCTGCAGGTCAGGAATAA